The genomic interval TGGAGCCGGCTCCTTCAACCTGCGAGCTCTGGCCGAGGCAGGTTGAAGGAGCTGGGGACAAAGGCGGCCGCCCCAGTGAGAGGGCGGACATCCGAACAGAACAGAGTGGGGCCGGGCCCCGGTGACAAAGCCCGTGGCCGGAGGGCGGCAGCAGCGGAGATACCCCGGGAAACCCCGCTCCGCTTCCAGCCCGAGCGGGCGGCCGGCGGCTCCTGCTCTGTGTACGCGCCTGCCgagagcggggccggggccgctccGGCGCCGCTTCCCCGGCGGGCGCGTTTTCCTGCCTGTCCAACCCCACCCTTCTCCGGACTGGTGCTCCCTCCggtagtttttctttaaaaaaaaaggaaataaaaaatagcaaagaGGGGGGTGAAAGACCCGTGAGGGGTGGGAGCAGTGAGCCAGCCCCGGCTGCGGCGAACAGGGCAGGGCacggcggggcgggcggagggaaggagggagcgGCCCCGTCCCTTTGTACCTGCCGTTTGAAGGCGCCAGGCGGCCCCGCATTGGCTGCGCCGGCCGCGGCTCCGGTAACCCGAGCCGGcggggcgcggcgcggcgcaCCGGGGCTCGACCAGCGCCCAGCCCGGCAGCCAGCGGGGCGGTGGGGAAGGCGGCGCTCGGCTCGGCGCCCCCCAGCTCCGCCGCCAGCAGCCGGCTCTTCTCCGTCGCTCGGCCCGGCTGGGGCAGGGCCGCGCCTCCCTGCCCGGCAGGAGGTGGGACcagccccggcgctgccgcccgcctcctccctctctccctccctccctctctcgcTCCCGAGGGTTGAGCCATTCCGGGAAGGCGCCGGCTCCCCCATCGCTCCTCGGCAGCGCTGCACCGGCATCGGCCGCCGTCGCGCCGGGCTCGGCCCCACGTCGCCGCGGGGCTGCGGACGATCTGCGGCGGAGCGGAGCagcggccgcggcggcgggTGCGGAGTGCCCGGTCTCCCGCGGCGGGGAGCGGCTGggagcggcgggcggcgggggggcgggaggACAAGTGGACGGAGCGCCCGGTAACGGGGGGGCCGGCCGCCGCGTAGTTGTTTTGTCCGCGGTAAGTTGACCGATCCTTTGGGGAGGCTTCACTTGGAAGCGGGTAGCGCTCGTCTCCCGGCTTCCTGCCGCCCCCAGCCCCCTTGGAGggggtgtcttttttttttttttttttcattcttcccccccatccttttatttttttttttttaattattattatggGGTCTGTGGGAGAGCAGATCTTCCAGTCAGACGTTGCTCTTCTTCCTTGTCCAACGCTCAGCGGAGAactataatattttttctctgagatACTGCAGTGAATTTTAGTTCCAAGAAATCAGGCGAACAAAATAATCTGAATAACCCGAACCATTTGTTAACGTGTGAGAGCAAACGCTGCCTAGGTACAGATGATGGCAAAGAATTCCTTGGAAGGGTCTAAAGAAGACCTAAGCAAAATTTCAGAAGAGGAGATGCTGAGGTGGAGCAAGGAAGAGCTGGTGAAAAGACTGAGAAAAGTGGAGAATGAAAAGATGAACTTAATGGTGGAACACGGCAACTTAATGAAGGACGTGAACCGGCGGCTGCAGCTCCACCTGCACGAGATCCGCGGGCTGAAGGAGGTGAACCAGAAGTTGCAAGACGACAACCAGGAGCTGAGggagctctgctgcttcttggaTGATGACCGGCAGAAAGGCAAGAAGCTATCGAGGGAATGGCAGCGTTTCGGGAGGCACACGGCCAGCGTGATGTGGAAGGAGGTGGGCATGTACCAGCAGAAGCTGAAGGACCTGGAGGCGAGGCAGGAGACCCTTCTGAGGGAGAATGTGGAGCTGAAGGAAATGGTGCTCATGCTGGACGAGGAGCGGAGTGGGGCTGGCTCGCGGAGCTCCATCGACAGCCAGGCCAGCCTGACCAACCTCAACGGTGGCTCGGCCACCAGGGACGTGGGGGACGGGAGCAGCACCTCCAGCACGGGCAGCGCGGGCAGCCCcgaccaccaccaccaccacctccaccACCATAAGGCCGGCGACAGCAAGGCTGGGGCCATGCGGAGGTCTATGGATGACCTGTCTGCACCCCTTCACCACCGGAGCATCCCCAACGGCCTAAACGGTGAGCCTCTgcccccctcccagccccctggCAGCAGGTGCCGCTGGCTTTGCCCTGCGCCACCTCCCCTTGGCAGGTCCGGTGCCCCTTGGCAATGGGGTGAGGGATGCCAGAGGAGCGGAGTCCGGGCCATCCCCACCCCTGCCTATCCTTG from Columba livia isolate bColLiv1 breed racing homer chromosome 5, bColLiv1.pat.W.v2, whole genome shotgun sequence carries:
- the CCDC85C gene encoding coiled-coil domain-containing protein 85C isoform X2; the protein is MMAKNSLEGSKEDLSKISEEEMLRWSKEELVKRLRKVENEKMNLMVEHGNLMKDVNRRLQLHLHEIRGLKEVNQKLQDDNQELRELCCFLDDDRQKGKKLSREWQRFGRHTASVMWKEVGMYQQKLKDLEARQETLLRENVELKEMVLMLDEERSGAGSRSSIDSQASLTNLNGGSATRDVGDGSSTSSTGSAGSPDHHHHHLHHHKAGDSKAGAMRRSMDDLSAPLHHRSIPNGLNDSSSNYIRQLETKVKLLEDDNKLLSQQSSTGDLRTLRKGLSPYHSESQLSSLPQYQDTLQNGPGRMTSDLASSPAAGYVPVGQKPEAVVHAMKVLEVHENLDRQMQDNYEEDLSEKEKAIVREMCNVVWRKLGDAASSKPSIRQHLSGNQFKGPL
- the CCDC85C gene encoding coiled-coil domain-containing protein 85C isoform X1; this encodes MMAKNSLEGSKEDLSKISEEEMLRWSKEELVKRLRKVENEKMNLMVEHGNLMKDVNRRLQLHLHEIRGLKEVNQKLQDDNQELRELCCFLDDDRQKGKKLSREWQRFGRHTASVMWKEVGMYQQKLKDLEARQETLLRENVELKEMVLMLDEERSGAGSRSSIDSQASLTNLNGGSATRDVGDGSSTSSTGSAGSPDHHHHHLHHHKAGDSKAGAMRRSMDDLSAPLHHRSIPNGLNDSSSNYIRQLETKVKLLEDDNKLLSQLAHNSLPRNFSKQSSTGDLRTLRKGLSPYHSESQLSSLPQYQDTLQNGPGRMTSDLASSPAAGYVPVGQKPEAVVHAMKVLEVHENLDRQMQDNYEEDLSEKEKAIVREMCNVVWRKLGDAASSKPSIRQHLSGNQFKGPL